The following nucleotide sequence is from Candidatus Obscuribacterales bacterium.
GCCGCTACCCACAGCGGTGGATGTTAACCCAGATGAGGCAGAACAAATGCGGCTGGCGGCCACCCCAGCCCCCACGAAAACGACACCACCTAGCCATAATTCCCCCATTGCTGGCGTGGAGGGATTGCTGTATCACCTAGCCGGTTGCTGCAATCCTCTGCCGGGAGAACCGATTACGGGCGTCGTCACCCTAGGGAGTCGGGGGATTTCTATCCATCGTCAAGGCTGCAAAAACGTCATGGATGTGCCAGGCGATCGCTTGATTCCCGTCAGTTGGAATCCCCATGTCACCCAAACCTCTCGTCCCCAAACCTACCCGGTGCAGATTCAAATTGAGGTGATTGACCGAGTCGGGGTTTTGAAAGATATTCTGTCGCGCTTGAGCGATTACCACATCAACGTACGTAGCGCTCAGGTGAAAACCTTCCCTGGACAAACCGCCATCATTGACCTTGGGCTAGACATCTGCGATCGCGACCAGCTCGATCGTACCCTCACCCAAATTCGCAAGATGAGCGACATCCTCAACCTCCACCGCACAGGACAGGTGGAAGGCTAGTTACCAGCTCATGAGTCATCTAGACCTAGTCCAGCCCCGCAGGACTGGACTAGGTCTAGGCGCAGAGTCTAGTCACTATCAGGCGAAAGTAGCCCGTCTATGTGCTAAGGCGGGAGACCTTGTTTTTCCTAGACTTCCTTTTCGTTTTTCTGTCTTCGTTCTTCTGTCTTACGGTACTAGTCGTAGCCTGTGAAGTCGTCTAGGGGAAAGTCTGTTTGGTTGGCTTCCGCCTCATTCAAAGCCTGCAGCACCTGATCCGGGTCGCTGCGATAGCCTTGATTGGTGACTACCCAGCAGGGGTCCCGGCCATCATCAACTACGGGCAGCATGTTCCGCAGAGTACGCAACGAGTTGAGGCAAGCAGGACAGTCGCATCCAAAGAGGGCGATCGCTGCATGACTTTCGGCGTAGCTAAAGTCTAGGTCAGGTTGTTCTGGGGCACCGGATGCTGCGCTGGTGAGGGTTTCTGTGCGCTGACTGGAGGCGACTGCCACAGATTGAGCACCAGCCTGGGCAGACGTTTGCACGCGGCGACAGACAAGTTGACTGGCATCAAAGCGCGACGTTTGAGCACAGACGATCCCAGTTTGGGGAGCAATGATGTCATTGGCATGGGCTGGGCGGGTCATCGCTGGAGCCAACGCTCCACCCATCACCGTAGGCACCGACATAAGTGCGAGAGCAAGTTTCTTGTTCATAGCTTGTGCAAGACTGCGTGGCATGGGAAATTCTATCCCCTTTCAGCGGAAATGGATCGTGATCAGGATGAATGGTTGAGATTGGGAATCGCCCTAGCAGACCATGGGCTACTGCGGCTGAAGGTGGAGAGGATGTCTCAAGATTAGTATATTCCCTGAGAAGACTGGGTTACAAGCGCTACAGCACCCGCAGAACGCTGGCCACGTCTTCCACCGCATCAAACCCACGGATCTCCTCCAGCGCCTGATTCATATTGCCTTCTCGCACATCATGGGTAACCACCACAATTTCAGCGCGATCGCCCTTCACATCGGTTTGCACCACAGACTCTAGACTGACCTGATGCTGACCAAAACAGGTGCCAAGTTGACCGATCACGCCGGGGTAATCATGGGTGATCAGGCGAGCATAGAAGCGGGTGACGAGGTCATCCATGGGGGCCAGGGTGCAGTAGTGCTGATGGGCACAGGCCAGGAGTGGGTCAAGGGGTTTGCGATCGCTGCTCGGCCCAGCTCGATCCACCGTGAGGATGGCGGCAATGTTCAAAATGTCGGATACCACCGCACTGGCAGTCGGCCCTGCCCCTGCTCCTGGGCCAAAGAACATCACCTCTCCCACCGGATCGCCTTCAATCAAAATGGCGTTATAAACCTGATTGACGCTGGCCAGGGGATGGCTCTTGGGCACCAGGGTAGGATGGACGCGAATTTGCAGATGATCGGCTTGCTGGAACTTATCCAACAGGGCTGGGGCATCATCATCCCGTTTGGCGATCGCGAGGAGCTTGATGGCAAAGCCCAGTTTTTCGGCGTAGGCAATGTCGGCAGCACTCACCCGACGGATACCTTCGCAATACACCTCCGATCGCTTTACGCGTCCGCCAAAGGCGAGGGAGGCCAAAATGGCAATTTTATCCGCCGCATCAAGACCATCCACGTCAGCGGTGGGGTCAGCTTCGGCATAGCCAAGCTGTTGGGCATCGGCGAGGATTTCAGCAAAGTCACCACCCTCCTGGGTCATGCGGGTGAGGATGTAGTTGGTGGTGCCGTTGATAATGCCCAGGATGCTCTGAATGCGGTTAGCGCTCAGGGATTGTTTCAGGGGTTCAATCACCGGAATGCCGCCCCCCACCGCCGCCTCCAGTAGCACATACACCCCAGCCTTTTCCGCAGCGGTAAAAATTTCATCGCCATAGCGAGCAATCACCGCTTTGTTGGCCGTGACCACATGCTTCCCATGGGCGATCGCTTTGAGGATTAGCGATCGCGCCGGTTCTAGCCCGCCGATTAGCTCCACCACAATATCCACCTCAGGACTAGTCACAATCGCCTCTAGGTCTGTCGTGAGGATATCGGTGGGAACTGCAACCTGACGAGGTTTATCCAGCGATCGCACCCCCACTTGATGCAGCTCTAACTGCCCCACCAAGGGATGGCGCTGCTCTGGATGCAGCATAATATCTACGGTTCCGGTTCCTACCGTTCCCAGCCCTAATAAACCTACCTTAAATCCCACAGTTTCATCCTAGTAACAGTGATTGGACATCCTTGATTGGACAGCTACTCTGTCTACAAGCCGTTATGCTAGACGTGAACCGACGCACTCCTTGCTCCAAGAGTGATCCTATCCGATCGCTGCCTCCAAGCTGTTGCGGTTGGTGCGTCAGTCCTACCTGATTCTATGATCGATGATCAACCGGCGTTTCAGTTCGATCTCGTCCGATTTCTCCGTAGAGCCCCATGGATCCGAAGTGCAGCACCGAGTAAACTATGTTCAATTCTAGGAGCCATTGTAAAGGCAATTGTGGAAGCAATTGTAGGGGCGATCGCGATCGAGGAACGGAGCTGATCTTGCCCGAGAGCCTCTGCCTGTCGCCGATGACAGGCGATCGCTGCTAGGAGTCGCGTCCCCTCCTAGGGCAATATTGTAGATATGGCTAGAGATATTGCTACCGACGTGACGCATGGATTGGGCATCAAGCTCCCCTTGGGTCGAGCTTGCGCTCTAGATACTAGATAGAAGAAACCTTTCTCATACGGGGTTCGAGATGGCACATTGGGAGTTTTTGATTCAACAAGAGGGCGATCGCTCTTGGTTGCCGCTGGATACGCCCGACGTTGAAATCCTAGAGGGTCGCTACCGAGTGGTGGCCCGCAGCACCTATGCCAACCGTTCCGTAGAAGTTCGCATCACCCACGACGCCGTCTACGAAGAGCCACCCAAACGCCGCACCCAGGCCCGTTCTGCCCAAACCAACCGGGATGGATTGATGATGGTGATTCCCTTCACCCGGCTGCAGCCCGGCACCTGGGAAATCCGCTGCATCAGCGATGTGATGGCTGATCTGATGGGAGAGGGGTGGCAACAGCGGGTGCTCCTGCATGTGTTGCCCCATGAAGCCCAGGTGGGCGATGACTGGGGCACAGATTGGTCGCCAGCCGTGGACGAGGACGACACCTCGGTGCAGGCAGACACCCAAACGATGCAGACGCCTGGGGACGACGATACTTGGACGCAGACAGATGAGCCGCTGGCCGTGGATCCCGCCCCCGACACCTTGGTGCAGACAGAAACCTCCGTGCAACCAGAGCTAGAGCCCACATCATCTCAGGTTGAGCCGGAGTTGCTGACGACCGATGAAGCAGACGATGAGGCAGAGCCAGATGCGGCTGCCCCATTCGATGACGGTAGTTCAGCAGCGGCTCTCAGTCCAGATATCGACTCCGATCCGGCTGCCGAACCAAGCCCCGATACCTCCGAATTTGGGCAGTATGTGCAAGCCGTCGATGATGTGATTGATGCGGTCTTTCAACAGTTCCAAACCTCCTTGGATCCCCACGATGCAAAACCTGCGGCAGCTCCTAGGGCAGAGGCGATCGCCCCTCCAAACCTCGATCCACCTGATGCCAACAATCCGCCCACCCCTACGCCAGAAGCCGTTCCCCTAAACTCCAGTGCGGAAGATCCCGGCGAGGCAGCGCCTTCACCATCTGCACCGCCGCTCCCCCTCACCCTACGCCTAACCGAAGAAGTCTACCTGCTCTCCAAAGAGGGGCGATTGACCCTAGGTGGAGAGCTGGGTCTCCAGAGCGATGCGCCTGCAGTTGTCGAGAGCGATCGCCCAGACAGCGGCCTTGCGACGACGTCCTACCAATTGCGCCTGCGGTTGACCGATCCCCAATCGGGGCGATCGCTGCCTGAGCAGCTCTATTCCCTAGCTCAACCGCTGACCCGCGATCATCTGCCCCTGGCCTTCCGCTGCAACTTTCAGGTTGACCCCGAGTCCCTCAGCTATCTCTTGCTTGGGGAACTGGACGTGGTGGCTGCGGACATGCCCACCCAGGCGATCGCCACCCAAGCGTTTACCGTGACGGTGGATCTGGACAATTTACTGAATGCGATCGCCAACGAAACGCCAGACTCGGAGCTGTTCCAGCCACCTCTAGACCTCCAGGGACAGCAGGTGATTGCACCAGACTTGACCTTTCTCAACTTCCTCAGCAGCCCGCCCCAGTCTACCGGATTGACCTTCCAAAGCTCCGGGCTGCCGAGCATAGCGCCACCGTTGCGCAGTCAGCGATCGCCCGACACGGATGAGGATGAACCCCGTCCTGCTAAACCCATCGACCTGCCATCCTTCAAACCGCTACTCGCCGATGAATCCCCAGATCATGGGGAGGCTGAGACAGAACTGCTGGAGGACAACCTAGAAAACGACCTAGAGGATCAGGGGCTGGCTGAGGGCGATCGCCTCTCTGAGCATCAACCCTCTAACGATCGCCCCCCCGATGAGACGGCACTCCCCACCCCGGATCTAGGTGATGACGAGCAGCTTGAGGACGATGCGTCTTCGGAGGACATCCCAGACCCGGCTGCCGAAACCCCAGGGATTGATGCAGATTCGACACCTCCAGATCTGGAGCCGGAGCCGCTGGTGGATGAGGCAAGGCATCCTGAGCTTGATCGACCTCAAGAGCCGAACCTGTCCGTCTCTTTGCCGATTATGCCGTTGCCAGCTCCGACCCCAGAGCCGGAGCCGGAGCCTATGGTGGTTGACCTATCACCTGAAGACTCGGCGTTTCAGTCTCTCAACTTAAGCGATCGCTTCCAGTCACGCCTGTTGTCCTTGGCCCAAGATGCAGAACTAGCAGAGTGGCTAGGCGCGGTTTCTCCTCCCAGACGCACCCCGGTGGATCCTGAGGCTGAGCCCAAGGATGACTTAGAGGATAACTTCTACAGCGTCACCTCCGAATGGCAGGCGGCTCCCAACAGTTGGGATCATGGTTTGGCCGATGAAGAAATTGTCATGGATGACAGCAGCGACGATCCTGCACCCCCAACGTCACCCGCTTTGACGCCTCCGCCAGAGCTTTGCCTGCCGGAGGATCAGGTCATTCCCACCCCCGTGCTGGAAATTCCCGGTGATGACCTGACCGCCGGCACTCCCACGCGGCTGCGCCTCAGTCTGCCCAATCTACCGTCAAAAATCTACGTCAAAGTTTGGCTGCACGACTGTCAGCAGCGGGTGTTGGTGGATGGCCCCCACTGGGTGTCTAACTTTTTACCCAATAGCCAGGGGCAGCTCGAAGGCAGTTTGGCGATCGCTGTTCCCCTCGGCTGTATGGAGGTGCGGTTTGAAGCGATCGCGGTGGAAATGCTGACCCAGCGCGAGAGCCGCAAGGTATCAGTGACCCGTTGGGTGATGCCGCCTAATTTACCCGATTTGGCCTTGGATGAGCTGGATGTGTAGCCGGTGGCCGGGTCAGCGATCGCCCCTCGACAACACCCATTCGGTTTCCGCTGCATCTAGGCCATAGAGCGCACAAACGGCCCGATCGATACCATCATCCAGCCGCCGATAGTCATGGGGTGAAGGGTTGGGGTGAGCTGTGAGGGTGAGCATGTGATCCACCCAGGTAAGTAAGGATTGAGCGCGATCGCACCGGGGTACTATCGGCAGTTGGCGCAGTTGGGGTGGCCCTAGACATAGATAACCATCCCGTAGACCATGGCTAGCAAACTGCATTTGCACATAGCAATCCATAACTCGACTGTTGATAATGCCCAGATAATAACGTAGATCAACCGAGCTATCTGCCAAAATAATCGAGGTGGATTTAGCAGGTAAGATGTTACCTTGTTCATCCAGCACGCCTTCCAAACGACGGGTGAGCCCTGCCACAATTACTTTCAGCTGATGGGCTTGGTGGCAGCGTTTAGGCGATAGCTGCTGCAGGTGTTCAGGGCTAAGGTAGGGCCGCTGGTAGTAAGATCCCAAGTAGCGCAGCTTTTTGTCACCCCACAGCAGCCGATAGCGGTCTAGAGTGCCGCTGTTGACCATGCGCAGCGATTGGAGCGGTAGCTCTTCGCCCTCGGCTAGATCTTGGATGAACGACTGGAGAGCATAGGCTTCCGCCACGGTGGCCGCGCCATGCACCGAGGCGATCGCTCCCAGGGGTAGGGTCTGGTGTTCAAAGTGGGTAAGCAGGCGCGGCGGGGTCGTCACCTGCACCACCCGCCAAGGGCCAGGGTTTGGATCAGTGGGGCGATCGCCCACCTGCAGTTCAGCCGCTGGAGCGTTTGCAGCGGTTACATCGTCGAGCGATTGCATCACCTGGTAGGGCACGGGGGGATGGAAGGCGATCGCCTGGGCACATTTTTCCACACAAAACACAATGGGATAGACCGATGCGGCAGGAAAGGTGTTGGCATGGGTGTAATCGCGCATCCAGCAAAGGCGATGGCGCAGCAGCAGCGATCGGGTAGCAGCAGCATAATCAGCGGAGAGCAGTTTACTCGGCACCACCAAGCTCACCCATCCCCCCACCCGGCAAAGGTTGAGCGCTTGTTCAATGAACACACAAAAACTATCCCAGTTGCCCCGCGCTGTTTGATAGTGAGCCGTGCAAAACGACCGCCAGGCGGGAGATGCGGTCGTCATCTGTTCGGCATCGAGGTAGGGCGGATTGCCTAAAACAATCTCGAAACCTCCCTGCTCCATAGCAGCAGGGAAGAGCGGCTGCCAGTCCATCTGCAGGAGCGTGTTGCCCACCTGTACAGCCTGCTGCAAAATCACGCCTAAGGAAACCTGGGGATCGGTTACGGGGGACTGGAGGAGGGCTAGCCCTAGGGAGAGGCGAGCGATCGCTGCCGCTTGCTCTTCTAGTTCTAAGCCATGGAGATGGGTCTGCACCAAGTGCGATCGCGCTTCTAGGGTGAGATGGGTCTGGCCATGGTCATCTGTCCATAGGGCAGGATGGTGGGGAGATTGCTGCTGATACTGCTGTTGATACCAAGCCTGGAGCACCTGCAGACTGGCCAACAAAAAGCCCCCACAACCACAGGCAGGATCCAAGATCCGGATCACACCTGCCCCTGGCTGACGCAATCGGGCCTGTACCGTTTGCTGCACCATCATCTGCACCAGCGGCGCTGGGGTGTAATACACACCGTCGGTTTTACGGGCGATTTTGCGATCGGTTTTGCGGGCGATCGCTCCTGCAGGCGTGGTGCCCTGGCCCCTGGGTGAACCCTCATAGATGGCGGCTAGGAGACTAGGCTCTAGGGGTTGGTGAGCTAGATCAGCGGTGAGACGGTGCCAAAGGCGATCGCTGGGGCGAAGATCGTCCGTGAGCCAATCCGCC
It contains:
- a CDS encoding DNA methyltransferase; the protein is MPQLLRRCQHWQGAIARDLARQQDGGDEWQGGQRWLLKWLMVRQYEQACGWVLSASWGQLQDCLAAIAQADPGLIPADWLTDDLRPSDRLWHRLTADLAHQPLEPSLLAAIYEGSPRGQGTTPAGAIARKTDRKIARKTDGVYYTPAPLVQMMVQQTVQARLRQPGAGVIRILDPACGCGGFLLASLQVLQAWYQQQYQQQSPHHPALWTDDHGQTHLTLEARSHLVQTHLHGLELEEQAAAIARLSLGLALLQSPVTDPQVSLGVILQQAVQVGNTLLQMDWQPLFPAAMEQGGFEIVLGNPPYLDAEQMTTASPAWRSFCTAHYQTARGNWDSFCVFIEQALNLCRVGGWVSLVVPSKLLSADYAAATRSLLLRHRLCWMRDYTHANTFPAASVYPIVFCVEKCAQAIAFHPPVPYQVMQSLDDVTAANAPAAELQVGDRPTDPNPGPWRVVQVTTPPRLLTHFEHQTLPLGAIASVHGAATVAEAYALQSFIQDLAEGEELPLQSLRMVNSGTLDRYRLLWGDKKLRYLGSYYQRPYLSPEHLQQLSPKRCHQAHQLKVIVAGLTRRLEGVLDEQGNILPAKSTSIILADSSVDLRYYLGIINSRVMDCYVQMQFASHGLRDGYLCLGPPQLRQLPIVPRCDRAQSLLTWVDHMLTLTAHPNPSPHDYRRLDDGIDRAVCALYGLDAAETEWVLSRGDR
- a CDS encoding homoserine dehydrogenase yields the protein MGFKVGLLGLGTVGTGTVDIMLHPEQRHPLVGQLELHQVGVRSLDKPRQVAVPTDILTTDLEAIVTSPEVDIVVELIGGLEPARSLILKAIAHGKHVVTANKAVIARYGDEIFTAAEKAGVYVLLEAAVGGGIPVIEPLKQSLSANRIQSILGIINGTTNYILTRMTQEGGDFAEILADAQQLGYAEADPTADVDGLDAADKIAILASLAFGGRVKRSEVYCEGIRRVSAADIAYAEKLGFAIKLLAIAKRDDDAPALLDKFQQADHLQIRVHPTLVPKSHPLASVNQVYNAILIEGDPVGEVMFFGPGAGAGPTASAVVSDILNIAAILTVDRAGPSSDRKPLDPLLACAHQHYCTLAPMDDLVTRFYARLITHDYPGVIGQLGTCFGQHQVSLESVVQTDVKGDRAEIVVVTHDVREGNMNQALEEIRGFDAVEDVASVLRVL